The Poseidonibacter lekithochrous region AAATAAAGATGTTTGGTTCTCAGATATTGATTTAAATGTAGAACATGGACATATAGAAGTGCCAAATAAACCAGTTATTCGAGTAGCAACTCCAATGTTTATAAAAAATAAATTTAAAGGTATTTTAATTGTTAATATCTTTATGCAAGAACTACTTGAAAGTATTACAAACTCTGCTTTATATGATATTTATTTAGTTAATAGCAATGGATATTATTTAAGACATAAAAATAGTGAATTTAACTGGTCCTTTTATAATTCTAAAAAAAGAGTATCTGATGACTTTAGTGATGAACTTGTGAATAAAATAAAAAATGAAGATAAAAACTTTGTATTTCATAAGAATATTTTTGTACAACCTTTATATTTAAATAAACAAAAAATATCAATGATAATGCTTGAAAAAGACGAATCTATTGAACAAGTTGAAAATAACAACAATACTATGATTATTACTATTTTAATTTTTGCAACTCTAATGTCAATACTATTTACATTTCTTTTTACAAGAGTACCAAAGTCACTTTTTGAGTTTGCCGTAGCTCAATCAGATGAATTACATGATTTAGCAACAAATTTAGATAATAAAGTAATTTTAAAAACTCTAGAAGTAGCAAAAAAAGATAGATTATTACAAAACCAAAGTAAACTTGCAGAACTAGGAGATATGATTGGTAATATCGCTCATCAATGGCGACATCCTTTAACAAGATTATCACTAACTTTACAAAATCTAAGAGCTTATAAAAGAAAAAATAGAATGAGTGATGAAATGTTTGATGAAGCATTAGAAAATTCACTATATCAAATCGAATTTATGTCTACAACAATTGATAACTTTAAAAACTTTTATAAAAAAGATGAAGAAAAATCTGATTTTATTGTGAAAGAATCAGTTGATAATGTACTTAATATTATTGGAGCAGTTCTTGAACATAGCAATATTAAATTACATATTGAATCAAAAGAAGAAATCACAATACACGGAAACAAAAATGAGTTCTCACAGGTTCTAATGAATCTTATAATTAATGCTAAAGATGCAATAGATGAGAATAAAATTGAAAATGCAAAAATAGATATTATTATAGAAAAAGAAGAAGAGAAAATTAAAATCATTGTTAAAGATAATGCAGGAGGTGTTCCTTCTTGTTTAATAGAAGAGATATTTAATCCTTACTTTACTACAAAAGAAGATAAAGGAACAGGAATTGGTCTTTATTTATCAAAAGCAATTATTGAAGATAAATTAAATGGTAAATTAACAGTACATAATGACGAAAATGGTGCTGTATTTACCATTTATATATAGAAGGGTATTTATGTTAGGAAAAAAGTTTTTATGTAGTTCTATACTTTGTTTTAGCACTTTATTTGCAAATGATTGTAGTCCTTACTACAATCCGGACAAGTTCTATGAAACGCCAGAGTATTTACAAGAGTTAATGGATACAAGTCTAAAAGGAAAAACACTTTTTGGCGAAGTATCTGAATATAAAAGTTTAAACTTCACAAAAGATTCAAGTAATAAATATACTAATAAATCAATAAAACTAAAAGATTATAAATTCCCAAAACAAAGTGGTTTATATAGTTATAAAATAAAAAATAAACATATTGATGAAATAGAAATAGCAACTGTAAATTTATATAGATATACAGATGTAGAAATTGCAGAAGAAATAAACAATGATTTTGAGGGTTTTTGGTCAGATTGGATTGAAGATGGATATGAAATGCAATTAGTTCCTGAGCAAATTTTATTAAAATATAATGATAAGTATTTTACTTTTTCTGTATTTATTTATGGAGTAAAAGGTGATACAACTAGACTAGAAGGTACAAGTATTAAATACTGGATGAAAGATTATACAATCCAAGTTAATGAATATATAGAGTGCTCAAAAAAGAAGAAGTAATTTAATTACTTCTTCTCAAAGATAAATAGATGTTTATCTAAATTCTCAAAATAGTATGTTTTTACTTCAAAAATATTTGTATCTCTTTTTTCAAAATCATAAAGTTCTATTTCGTGTAAACCTTTTGAAAAGAGGGTAGTTTTTAAAGTTTCTAATTCTTTTGAATTATGTTTAATTAATTGGAAAAAATCACCCTTTGTTTCATCCCATAACTCTTTTATTATATCAGTGCCTAGAAAGTCTCTAAAGGCTTTATTTATACAATACAGTTGTTTATGTATGAAAGTCACAATATACACAGGTGAACTATCTATAATCTCTTGCATTAAGTTGTTTTGCTCTTCAAGTTCTTTTATGTGAGAAGAGAAGTTTGATTCATTCTTATTTATATTTTCACTAAGATTTAATTTATAACCATAATTTCTTTTATGTAAAATCAAATCATTATTAGTTTTCTTCCTAATTCTATTTATAATAGTTCTTACACTTGTTTGACTTTGTAATTGCAAAATACCTACTAAAGTATTTGTATTTACATAATTTTGTGAGTTTATTGCATTTAATAGGGCAAACTCTTGCAGAGTTAATTTAATATTTTCTTCATTTGTTTTTATAGTTTTTGATTCAAAATTTAATATCATTTCATCATTGAGTTCAAGAGTTTTTTCTTTTTTGTCTTTAATTAAAAACTTTATCCATGAAATTAATTCATTTGAAGAAAAGTTTGTTTTTAAAAAGTATGGGAAATCATTTTGTAAACATAAAGTTATCTCTTCATCATTATTTACAATAAAAAGTAGTTTAGAATATTCTTTTCTATTTTTATATGATAAAAGTGATGTTTTACTAAGCGTAGAAGCGTCTATAAGCCAAAAATCTACTTCTTGGATATGAATAGACTCATTCATATCCAAAGAAGTAAATATAGTGTTTGCTTTGTTTATAATATCTTTATTATTGGAAACTATTTTATAATTCATAGTTTAAAGTATATCAACTATTATGGTTCTTGTCTAGTTGCTGTAATTACTAATTCTCTAATACAAACATTTTGTGGTTGGTTATATACAAATTCAATTGATCTTGCAATATCTTCAGGAACAATAACACCATTCATAGATTCTTTCCAAGCTTCATAACCTTTGATAATCTCTTCGCTAGTTGTATGAGATAATAATTCAGTTTCAACAGCACCAGGAGCAATTGTGATAACTCTAACATCATTTGCAGCTACTTCTTCTCTTACGTTTTCACTAATTGCATGAACTGCAAATTTAGTACCACAATAAGCAGCGTGGGCTGGGAATGTTTTTTTACCTGCAACAGATGAAATATTTATAATAGTTCCACCTTTTCGCTCTTTCATATCTGGTAACACTGCTTGCATTGCATTTAATACAGCCATTACATTTAAGTCATACATTTTTTGCCACTCACTAATATCTTGAGTATCAATAGAACCTAATAACATTGCTCCCGCATTGTTTACTAAACAAGCAGTTTTTCCGTAAACTTCTTCTGCATTTTTAATAGCTACTCTTAGTGCATCAAAATCTGTAACATCTACTTTTGCACAAATCGCATTTGGTAAATTTAATGCTTCAAGTTTTTCAATTCTTCTTGCAATTAATAAAAGAGGGTGTCCTGCATTTGAAAATGCTTTTGCAGTAGCTTCACCAATTCCTGAGCTTGCACCTGTTATTACTATTAGTTCTTTCATTATTAATCCTTAAATATTTTATATAAAGAATTATAATTTATTATACGTTTCAAAAACGTTTCAAAAAATTTAGATTATTGTTTGGGAAGGAAGAGAGGAGTTAAAGGTAAAAACCTAAGAATTACTTCTTAGGTTTTTGGTTTTCTTCGTGACAGATAGAATCTTTTAAATCACGTTTTCTATAAGCTACTAGTATTGTTATAATCACTAATGATGTAAGTACGTAAGCCCATGTAGGAATTGGTACAGGATCTCCTGTAGCATATGAATGCATTCCTGATAAATAGAAGTTTACTCCTAAATATGTCATTAAAATTGTAGAGAAAGCTAATAATGCAGATACTACTAAAGTAAATGGATTATTAAGTTTTTTAACAAATCTCATATGGATAACTAAAACATAAACAACAATTGATACGTATGCCCATGTCTCTTTTGGATCCCATCCCCAGTATCTACCCCAAGACTCGTTAGCCCAGATACCACCAAGGAAGTTACCAATTGTAATTGCGGCAACACCAATAATAAGAGCAATTTCAGTAATTGCTGCAATATTTTTGATTGTTTCATCTAAATGTGGTCTAGATGGACTTCTAAAGATAAATAAGATTAATGCTAAGTAAGAAATTACAGCAGCTAATCCAAAGAATCCATAAGATGCAGTTAAAATTGATACGTGAATTGTTAACCAGTAAGATTTAAGTACTGGAACTAAGTTCGTAATTTGTGGATCAATACCTGCTAAGTGTGCAGTAAACATGAAAATACCACCAACAATAATAGCGGCACTTAGTGCAAGTAATGATTTTCTAAAGAACATAACCCCTGCAAACACAGCAGACCATGAAATATATAACATTGATTCATAAGTATTAGACCAAGGAGCATGTCCGGCTACCACCCATCTGAATCCCATACCAAAGGTATGTACTGCAAACAGCAATGATAAAATTATAAAGAAGAACACAGTAGTTTTTCTTGGTTGGATCTTTGGATTAAATACTACAATAAATGCAGCAATTAACATAATAAGACCAAAGATAATATATGCAACAGTTAATTTAATAAAGATATCTAATTCATTAAAATAGATTTCATTATTTACTTCTGTTTTACTTAAGATTACATCAGCTCCAACTTTTTCTTGGTATAAAGCAATCATATCTACAAATTTATTAGCTTCTTGCCAATCCATTTGGATTACAGCGTTAATAAAACCTCTAGTCATTGCTTCAACAGCTGGTTGACTTTTCCCTGTAAAAGTTTTCATCGCGTCTAAAGGTGTATGCCATGTATTAGCAGTATCTCTAGGTTTTGGGAAGATATTAAATAAGTTACCATTAAATGTTGCATAAACAATATTTAATTTTTCATCTAATTTTATAATATCTTTTTCGTATGTTCCTCTATCTGTTGGTTTAGACATAGAAGCTTTTTCAGCCTCTTTGCTTAGTACATACGTACCATCAACAAATACTTCAGAGAATGCAATTAATTTTCTCTCTTTTTCAATTCCTAAAAAGTTTTTTAGTTTTGGAGTTTTAATTTTAATGATTTTTAAATCTCTCCAAATTTCTGGTCTAGATAATAAACCTAAAACAATTTGATCTGAGTTCATTCCAAATAAAGATTTTTTACCACTTAACTTCATGATAATTTCTCTATTTAAAGTAGAAACTGGTTTCATTCTTCCTGATTGACTTTGTGTTACTAATCTAGAGAATTTCTCAGCAGTTTCTAATGAACCACTTTTGAATTTATTTAAATATTCAACAGTTTGTTGTGCTTTTGTTTGCTCGTTTACTTGTTCATTTGCTTCTAATGAAGTTGAACCAAAAGCGATAAAACATGCTACAGCAATTGATGCTAGGTTTCTTGAACTTACATATTTAGTTAATTTCCAGAATCTAGATTTTTTATCGAAGAAATTCAGGAATAAACCTAAAGTTAATAAGAAATATCCTAAGTATGTTGGCCATTTTCCTGGGTCATTATTAACAGATAATACAGTTCCTGTTTCATCTGGGAAATATGAACTTTGGAAAAATAAGAAGTTTCCTTCATGTAATGTTTTGTTCATGAAAATTCTATAATCATAAGATTTACCATTCTCTTTAGTAACTGTAACTTCAGATGCATAAGATGATGGTGACATACTTCCTGGGTATCTATCTAGTTGGAAGTCGTTTAAAGTAATTCTAAATGGTAAAGTTAAAACTTTTGAACCATATTCTAAAGCAACAATAGTATCTCCAAAAGATAAATCTCTTCTAATACTTTTTTGTCCTCTTTTACCTGGTAATTTAATCTCTTTAGTCTCACCATTGTGTGAAACATCCAAAGTTAACATTCCCATAGAGGCATTTCCATTTTTAGCTAACATATAATTTTTATATTTTAAGTTAACTTCTTTTTCACCAAAAAGTACTTTGTTCTCAAAGTCATTTACTGTTGTAAAAACTGTAGTAAATTCTTTTTGATACTCTTTGTAGTATGTTTTGCCCTTGTCTTTAATAGTAATTTGTAAGTATGGCTCAAGAGAAATCATTCTATTTTCAGTTGTACCTTCTTTGATTTGCATGATACCTTCGTATCCTACATATCTAGTAACACCTGCACCTATTAAAATTACAACAAATGAGATGTGAAATATAAATCTAGGTTTGTTTTTCCACATTTTATATTTAAATATTATACCTGTCATATTAATGGTAGTTAACACTAATATTACTTCGTACCAAATTGTGTTATATACTAAAACTCTAGCCGAGGAAGTACCAAAATCATTTTCAATAAATGTGGCATAACCAGCTCCGATTGCTAAAATAGCAAGTAAGATTAATGTAGTCTTAAAAGAAAATAAGACACTTGTAGTTTTCAAAAAAAATCCTTTTCTCAAAATTGAACGTAATTATATTCATAAGTGGTTAACTTATCGTTAACGAGCAATTATTTTTCATATTATAATAAATGATTGTGCTTTATAAGTGCTAGTTATGTGCAGTTATATTCCGAAGTATAACAAAATATAGTTTTTAATTCCATTGATTTAAGATAAGATTTTATGTATTCAACCTATAATTACGTCATGGATTTAGAAACATTACAAAAAAAGAAAAACGATTGTCGAGAATGGAAAAATGTACAACCTTGGTATGAGCAAATAAATAAGGCTCGTGAAATATCAAAAGGTGAACTTTCATTGGATTTTGGGGACTGGTTTACAGTTGGAAAAAGAGAAGACATCTCTCAAGAAGAGTATGACTTAATTGAAGAAACTGCAAAAGCCTTAATACCATGGAGAAAAGGACCATTTAATTTATTTGGTTTAGAAATTGATTCTGAGTGGCAAAGTAATATAAAATATAATTTAATTAGACCGCATTTTAATCTAAAAGATAAACTTGTTGCAGACATTGGATGTAATAATGGATATTACATGTTTAGAATGCTTGAAGATGAACCTAAAAAAATGGTAGGCTTTGATCCTTCTGCTTTAACATTACATCAATTTGAATTTGTTAATCACTTTGTAAAAGCTGATATTGAATATGAAATGTTAGGTGTTGAGCACTTAGAATTCTATGATCATAAATTTGATTTCATTTTTATGTTAGGGGTTTTATATCATAGACCAGATCCAGTTGGAACTTTAAAAGCACTTGCAAAAGGTTTAAATTCAAAAGGTGAAATTTTAATTGATACTTTTATGATTGATGGGGATGAAGAATTATGTCTTACACCAAATAAAAGATATTCAAAAATACCTAATATTTATTTTATTCCTACAATTCCAGCCTTAGAAAACTGGCTAAGTAGAGCAGGGTTTGAAGATATTGAAGTTATTGCAACAACTGTAACAACTAATGAAGAACAAAGAAAAACAAAATGGTCTTTTGATCAGAGTTTAGAGGATTTCTTAGATCCTGAAGATAGTAGTAAAACTATTGAAGGTTATCCAGCTCCAAAAAGAGTTTATATGAAAGCTAGGAAAAAACAATAGAATTAAAATAATTCTATTGTATCTTCATCTTTAAGTTCACTGTGTTTAAATAAGATACTTCTACCTTTATTTTTTGCTTCATAAAGAGCAATATCAGCATTTTTTATTGCATCTGTAATTGTATCATCTGAATTTGCTTTAAATATTTCAAAACCAATACATACAGTCTTTTTAAGAGTTTGTTTAGTCTCTTCATTAACTAATATCTTAATTTTTGCAAAATCATTAATTATTTTTTCTGCTACATCTGTTGCATTATATTCACTTGAATTACTGATAATTGATACTAAAAACTCATCAGCATTTAATCTAGCAACCATATCAAATTCATTAATGTTACTATGAATAACTTTTGCAAGTTCAATTAATAGTTTATCAGATACATCATAATCAAATTCATCAATTACAGCTTTGAAATGATCAATTCCAATCATTAAAAAATAAATTTCATTTTGTTTATTATTAGAAATAGTTAAATGTTTTGTTAAATTATCAATTAAATAGTTTCTATTATAAACTTTTGTTACAGAATCTAAAGAAGATGATTCTATAAAATTCTTTTTTAGAATACCACTTTGAATAATTGGTGATATTTGAAAAAAAGCAGCTTCAATAGTTTCATATTTAGCTTGAAGTACTTGATAGTGTACATTAGATGTGGCACAAAAAGATACTGTAGCATTAATATTTGTATGTGTATTGATAATAAAGAAATATGATTTATCATCATCTAAATAGAATTCTTCACCTTCTACATATATTTCTTCTCTTGAATTTGTATTAATATCAAATAATGCAAAAGTCAAATTATCTATATTAAACTCTTTATGTAACCAAGAGTAAATATCTTCACCCATTTGTTTTATATTTGTCGAGAACTGTAACTGTTCATATAATGAAAAGATACTCTCTAATGATTTGTAATCATCTTCACTATGGGCAGCTTTTTTAATAAGTTCTAATATTTTATGTTTCATAATTTTTGCCTAAAAAAAATCTATACTATTTGCATCTTCTTCAATATATTTGAAGCTTTTGCTTCTTCCCAAATTTTTTGCTTCATATAAAGCAATATCTGTTTTTCTAATAATATCATCTATCTCTAAAGCATCATCGGGGAATACAGTAATTCCTGCACAAATAGTCTTTTTAAGTACTTGCTCTGTTTGTTTATTTACTAACACTTTTTCTTCACTGAAATTATTAATAATTTTTTCAGATATCATTATAGCATTATCAGTATTAATAATATTCATTAAAATAACTAAAAATTCATCTCCATCAATTTTAACAACTATATCAGAAGATCTAACTGTTGTTTTTAGAATATCAGCTAAGGCTTTAAGTACTTTATCTCCTACATTGTAGTCAAATTCATCAATTACTGCTTTAAATTGATCAATACCAATTTTAAGGAATGCAACTTTTTTTGACTCACGATTTGAAATATTTAGAATATTTCCAGCGTAGTTATCAAGATAATGTCTATTATAAAGTCCTGTTACATTGTCAATTAATGTTAAATCATTTAATGTCTCATTTAAAAGTCTAATAAAAATAGTTTGTGAGAAAACTTGTAAAGCCAAGTCTAATACACATCTGTTTTCTATTAAATAACTCTCATCTTCATATGAACAAATAACTTTTATTTTAGTATTTTCATTTTGAATTAACTCAAAAATATTGTGCTCTTCTACATCAATATTTTTTACAGAAGCAAAAATAACCTCTTCTGATCTTTCGTCTACTCTTATAACTGAGATAATTATATCTGTGATCTTAAACTCAAGTTTAAGGTACTCTAAAATTGTATTACATGTATCTTCTATCGTTTTAGTATTCTTTAAATTTAAATTTTGTTTCGCAATAATTTCACAAACTTCGCTCATATAAGTAACCCTTTAAATATAACTTTCCCATTGTTTTAGTGATGGTAGCTCACTTTTAAGTGTTGTTTTTTCTCCATGTCCTGGATAGACATGAAAGTTAGTCTCTTCCCATTGAAGTATTTTACTTAAACTTCGTTTCATTAGCGTAGCATCTGAGTTAGGAAAATCAAATCTTCCAATAGTTCCTTTAAAAATAAAGTCACCTGAGAACAAATGTTCATTGATTTGAATTACAGAACATCCAGGAGTATGACCAGGGAAATGATGAAATTTTATTTGTATGTTTTCTATTTCAATCGCTTCATCTGGTTCAATTAAAACGTCAGCACATGATGCTGGCATTCCCATTCCATAAGGATCTTTTTCTAACATAAAATTATCATCTTTTGGAGTATAAATTTTTAAATTATATTCATCTTGAACTTCTTTATTAGACCATACATGATCAAAATGACCATGTGTATTAAGTATCGCAACAGGATTTGTTACATTTTGTTTTATCCATCTTAATGCACCTACACCAGGATCGATAATAAAATCTTTATTTTCAATTGTAACTATATAACAATTTGTTTGATAATCGCCCATTGGCTGAACTTTTATATCCATTTTAAAGCCTTTTCGCTAAAATTCAAATATTATATCAGAACAGAGGTTATGAATGGATTATTTTTTTATGCTTGAAGAAGTACTATTAACAAAAAGACCAGAGGAAAAGATCGAGAAATTCAATATTTTCTACGAAAAATTTTTAAATAATGAATTACAATTTAATAACGAACATATTGCTTGTGAGTTAATTGAACCATCTTATGAAAGTTATTTAG contains the following coding sequences:
- a CDS encoding sensor histidine kinase, translated to MLEINKLSKENRNFGIKLFFSYIVFTVLLIASITAIHIYFSQDLVANKFQREVKLQSGEKKDKFDKFFQSKKDELQAIAKNEYFLNYVEEGSYKYYIDLLLLTIMESNKDYMQIRYINEKGFEVLRFDREKHSKEPYKSKTLQNKSNRYYFKNVSKMKNKDVWFSDIDLNVEHGHIEVPNKPVIRVATPMFIKNKFKGILIVNIFMQELLESITNSALYDIYLVNSNGYYLRHKNSEFNWSFYNSKKRVSDDFSDELVNKIKNEDKNFVFHKNIFVQPLYLNKQKISMIMLEKDESIEQVENNNNTMIITILIFATLMSILFTFLFTRVPKSLFEFAVAQSDELHDLATNLDNKVILKTLEVAKKDRLLQNQSKLAELGDMIGNIAHQWRHPLTRLSLTLQNLRAYKRKNRMSDEMFDEALENSLYQIEFMSTTIDNFKNFYKKDEEKSDFIVKESVDNVLNIIGAVLEHSNIKLHIESKEEITIHGNKNEFSQVLMNLIINAKDAIDENKIENAKIDIIIEKEEEKIKIIVKDNAGGVPSCLIEEIFNPYFTTKEDKGTGIGLYLSKAIIEDKLNGKLTVHNDENGAVFTIYI
- a CDS encoding response regulator transcription factor, giving the protein MNYKIVSNNKDIINKANTIFTSLDMNESIHIQEVDFWLIDASTLSKTSLLSYKNRKEYSKLLFIVNNDEEITLCLQNDFPYFLKTNFSSNELISWIKFLIKDKKEKTLELNDEMILNFESKTIKTNEENIKLTLQEFALLNAINSQNYVNTNTLVGILQLQSQTSVRTIINRIRKKTNNDLILHKRNYGYKLNLSENINKNESNFSSHIKELEEQNNLMQEIIDSSPVYIVTFIHKQLYCINKAFRDFLGTDIIKELWDETKGDFFQLIKHNSKELETLKTTLFSKGLHEIELYDFEKRDTNIFEVKTYYFENLDKHLFIFEKK
- a CDS encoding SDR family oxidoreductase, translating into MKELIVITGASSGIGEATAKAFSNAGHPLLLIARRIEKLEALNLPNAICAKVDVTDFDALRVAIKNAEEVYGKTACLVNNAGAMLLGSIDTQDISEWQKMYDLNVMAVLNAMQAVLPDMKERKGGTIINISSVAGKKTFPAHAAYCGTKFAVHAISENVREEVAANDVRVITIAPGAVETELLSHTTSEEIIKGYEAWKESMNGVIVPEDIARSIEFVYNQPQNVCIRELVITATRQEP
- the ccsA gene encoding cytochrome c biogenesis protein CcsA, with the protein product MKTTSVLFSFKTTLILLAILAIGAGYATFIENDFGTSSARVLVYNTIWYEVILVLTTINMTGIIFKYKMWKNKPRFIFHISFVVILIGAGVTRYVGYEGIMQIKEGTTENRMISLEPYLQITIKDKGKTYYKEYQKEFTTVFTTVNDFENKVLFGEKEVNLKYKNYMLAKNGNASMGMLTLDVSHNGETKEIKLPGKRGQKSIRRDLSFGDTIVALEYGSKVLTLPFRITLNDFQLDRYPGSMSPSSYASEVTVTKENGKSYDYRIFMNKTLHEGNFLFFQSSYFPDETGTVLSVNNDPGKWPTYLGYFLLTLGLFLNFFDKKSRFWKLTKYVSSRNLASIAVACFIAFGSTSLEANEQVNEQTKAQQTVEYLNKFKSGSLETAEKFSRLVTQSQSGRMKPVSTLNREIIMKLSGKKSLFGMNSDQIVLGLLSRPEIWRDLKIIKIKTPKLKNFLGIEKERKLIAFSEVFVDGTYVLSKEAEKASMSKPTDRGTYEKDIIKLDEKLNIVYATFNGNLFNIFPKPRDTANTWHTPLDAMKTFTGKSQPAVEAMTRGFINAVIQMDWQEANKFVDMIALYQEKVGADVILSKTEVNNEIYFNELDIFIKLTVAYIIFGLIMLIAAFIVVFNPKIQPRKTTVFFFIILSLLFAVHTFGMGFRWVVAGHAPWSNTYESMLYISWSAVFAGVMFFRKSLLALSAAIIVGGIFMFTAHLAGIDPQITNLVPVLKSYWLTIHVSILTASYGFFGLAAVISYLALILFIFRSPSRPHLDETIKNIAAITEIALIIGVAAITIGNFLGGIWANESWGRYWGWDPKETWAYVSIVVYVLVIHMRFVKKLNNPFTLVVSALLAFSTILMTYLGVNFYLSGMHSYATGDPVPIPTWAYVLTSLVIITILVAYRKRDLKDSICHEENQKPKK
- the cmoB gene encoding tRNA 5-methoxyuridine(34)/uridine 5-oxyacetic acid(34) synthase CmoB, which gives rise to MDLETLQKKKNDCREWKNVQPWYEQINKAREISKGELSLDFGDWFTVGKREDISQEEYDLIEETAKALIPWRKGPFNLFGLEIDSEWQSNIKYNLIRPHFNLKDKLVADIGCNNGYYMFRMLEDEPKKMVGFDPSALTLHQFEFVNHFVKADIEYEMLGVEHLEFYDHKFDFIFMLGVLYHRPDPVGTLKALAKGLNSKGEILIDTFMIDGDEELCLTPNKRYSKIPNIYFIPTIPALENWLSRAGFEDIEVIATTVTTNEEQRKTKWSFDQSLEDFLDPEDSSKTIEGYPAPKRVYMKARKKQ
- a CDS encoding GGDEF domain-containing protein, with amino-acid sequence MKHKILELIKKAAHSEDDYKSLESIFSLYEQLQFSTNIKQMGEDIYSWLHKEFNIDNLTFALFDINTNSREEIYVEGEEFYLDDDKSYFFIINTHTNINATVSFCATSNVHYQVLQAKYETIEAAFFQISPIIQSGILKKNFIESSSLDSVTKVYNRNYLIDNLTKHLTISNNKQNEIYFLMIGIDHFKAVIDEFDYDVSDKLLIELAKVIHSNINEFDMVARLNADEFLVSIISNSSEYNATDVAEKIINDFAKIKILVNEETKQTLKKTVCIGFEIFKANSDDTITDAIKNADIALYEAKNKGRSILFKHSELKDEDTIELF
- a CDS encoding GGDEF domain-containing protein, with the translated sequence MSEVCEIIAKQNLNLKNTKTIEDTCNTILEYLKLEFKITDIIISVIRVDERSEEVIFASVKNIDVEEHNIFELIQNENTKIKVICSYEDESYLIENRCVLDLALQVFSQTIFIRLLNETLNDLTLIDNVTGLYNRHYLDNYAGNILNISNRESKKVAFLKIGIDQFKAVIDEFDYNVGDKVLKALADILKTTVRSSDIVVKIDGDEFLVILMNIINTDNAIMISEKIINNFSEEKVLVNKQTEQVLKKTICAGITVFPDDALEIDDIIRKTDIALYEAKNLGRSKSFKYIEEDANSIDFF
- a CDS encoding MBL fold metallo-hydrolase, with product MDIKVQPMGDYQTNCYIVTIENKDFIIDPGVGALRWIKQNVTNPVAILNTHGHFDHVWSNKEVQDEYNLKIYTPKDDNFMLEKDPYGMGMPASCADVLIEPDEAIEIENIQIKFHHFPGHTPGCSVIQINEHLFSGDFIFKGTIGRFDFPNSDATLMKRSLSKILQWEETNFHVYPGHGEKTTLKSELPSLKQWESYI